In Leptodesmis sichuanensis A121, the following are encoded in one genomic region:
- a CDS encoding heavy metal translocating P-type ATPase, whose product MTTTLSSLSDSPVQLIHASPGRIRLRIQDGEFDAAVEHLRQKITDSYTQLDVHTHPTNHSVILQFDPDELSLETLLARLPVEPQTTEAQPPSLSAGLGKAASLLRRAAPLLSGYAAVRLLGLSGWASLPVFLLSDIITREVLNQVIPPQPAQANEFLQNLVKLLSSTSEHPTNRQQSVQGSQPPALARSTHAGTIASTLKHSLPGRIRYKIPRLIKDADYARKLTHLLERDRSITAINLNPDSGSLTVYYPAEQVEETAMQSHLADLIQTAPTVSLPTATTIVEPTTPEAAPGSWDTMTVPMMTLGLSALCSLGLPIPSALVAGSVAIAALPVAQRAWEGMLQERKLNIDFLDLAAITITAFQGNFLNPAIMISLIEFGEAIREQSARSSKRQALDLLSSLENLVWVERHGEKVQVLTHDVQHGETVIVYPGEQIPVDGHILTGTALIDEQKLTGEAMPVLRKPGQMAYASTLVREGSLYIRADRLSSETRAGQILKVMEEAPVHDTRIGNYAAAIADRMVVPTLLMAAGAFALTRNPARAASILTLDFATGIRISVPTTVLAALTYAARRGILIRSGHTLEQLAKVDAVVFDKTGTLTQGEPVVVSVETLGDGTSATDVISMAAAAEQRLTHPVAEAVVRYAKERGAKIADRGQWDYQIGRGVRAEIDGQTILVGSRHFMESEGIDLAALHSKYQALQANGHSVIYVASEGQLRGAIAYRDPLRPESQEVIHALKRADNMEVHLLTGDNQHTAAAVAHELGIASTHTYAEAFPEQKVAVVNGLHAEGKTVAFVGDGINDSPALAYADVSVSFANGSDVARETADVVLMENNLRGLPEAIAIARQAMYLIHQNTGLVAVPNLTAMLLAVTTGIPPIAATLVNNGSTIVAGLNGLRPLLNQDRDLNLLADSLEESREARTERSETEVADEQPPVLEVEEPPPLEPAIPEVLSPRALAERLKVSVTTISRNKSKANFATWSSSHDPDGIAWRYLKKSKEFVPEDPATLGNY is encoded by the coding sequence ATGACTACTACGCTCTCCTCATTGTCAGATAGTCCTGTTCAACTGATTCATGCCAGCCCTGGGCGAATTCGGTTGCGAATTCAGGATGGTGAGTTTGATGCAGCCGTGGAACATTTGAGGCAAAAGATTACTGATTCGTACACCCAGTTGGATGTTCACACCCATCCCACGAACCATAGTGTCATTCTCCAATTTGATCCCGATGAGTTGTCGCTAGAGACTTTGTTAGCTCGTCTGCCTGTAGAACCGCAAACCACTGAGGCACAACCTCCCAGCCTGTCTGCCGGACTCGGAAAAGCTGCATCTCTGTTGCGTCGGGCGGCTCCTCTGCTGAGTGGCTATGCGGCTGTTCGGCTCCTGGGTTTGAGCGGGTGGGCATCCCTGCCCGTGTTTTTGCTCAGCGATATCATTACCCGCGAGGTGTTGAATCAGGTAATTCCTCCTCAACCAGCCCAGGCGAATGAGTTTTTACAGAACCTTGTAAAACTCCTGTCTTCCACCTCTGAACACCCGACGAATCGCCAGCAGTCTGTTCAGGGTTCACAACCCCCTGCCTTAGCTCGTAGTACCCATGCAGGTACGATCGCTTCCACCCTCAAGCACAGCCTTCCGGGCCGAATTCGCTACAAAATTCCTCGGCTGATCAAGGATGCAGACTATGCTCGTAAACTGACTCATCTGCTTGAGCGCGATCGCTCCATCACAGCCATAAACCTCAATCCGGATAGCGGTTCATTGACGGTCTACTATCCGGCGGAACAGGTCGAGGAAACCGCCATGCAATCCCATCTTGCAGACCTGATCCAAACGGCACCGACGGTTTCCTTACCCACAGCAACGACCATCGTTGAACCAACGACACCGGAAGCAGCGCCCGGTTCCTGGGACACTATGACCGTTCCCATGATGACTCTGGGACTGTCTGCCCTGTGCAGTTTGGGGCTACCGATTCCCTCCGCTCTGGTGGCGGGAAGTGTAGCGATCGCCGCTTTACCCGTTGCACAGCGGGCATGGGAGGGGATGTTACAGGAACGAAAGCTGAATATTGATTTTCTCGATTTAGCTGCGATTACAATCACTGCCTTTCAGGGTAATTTCCTCAATCCCGCCATCATGATTAGCCTGATTGAGTTTGGTGAGGCGATCCGGGAGCAATCGGCGCGATCGTCCAAACGGCAGGCATTAGATTTGCTCAGTTCTTTGGAAAATCTGGTGTGGGTGGAGCGCCACGGGGAGAAGGTGCAAGTCCTTACCCATGACGTGCAACATGGTGAAACGGTGATTGTCTATCCTGGTGAACAAATTCCGGTCGATGGGCACATCCTCACAGGCACCGCCTTAATCGATGAACAGAAGCTCACTGGGGAAGCCATGCCCGTACTCCGCAAGCCAGGACAAATGGCCTATGCGTCAACTCTGGTACGGGAGGGCAGTCTTTACATCCGGGCCGATCGCCTCAGTAGCGAAACCCGCGCTGGGCAAATCCTTAAAGTCATGGAAGAGGCTCCCGTGCATGACACTCGCATTGGCAATTATGCCGCCGCGATCGCCGATCGCATGGTAGTTCCCACATTGCTGATGGCTGCCGGAGCCTTTGCCCTGACCCGCAATCCAGCCCGTGCGGCCTCCATCCTCACCCTCGACTTTGCCACGGGAATTCGCATTTCGGTTCCCACTACTGTCCTCGCCGCCCTGACTTACGCTGCCCGTCGGGGCATTCTCATCCGCAGTGGGCATACATTAGAACAACTGGCCAAAGTAGATGCGGTCGTGTTCGATAAAACTGGTACGCTGACTCAAGGAGAACCTGTTGTCGTTAGTGTGGAAACCTTAGGAGATGGCACTTCGGCAACGGATGTGATCAGCATGGCTGCAGCGGCAGAGCAACGACTGACTCATCCCGTGGCAGAAGCGGTGGTGCGCTATGCCAAAGAACGCGGGGCCAAGATTGCCGATCGCGGCCAATGGGACTATCAAATTGGGCGCGGGGTGCGGGCTGAAATTGATGGCCAAACGATTCTGGTGGGTAGCCGACATTTTATGGAGTCGGAAGGCATTGATCTGGCAGCCCTACACAGCAAATATCAAGCGCTGCAGGCAAATGGTCATTCGGTCATTTATGTTGCTTCTGAGGGACAGTTGCGCGGCGCGATCGCCTATCGGGATCCGCTGCGGCCAGAAAGTCAGGAAGTGATTCACGCTCTGAAACGGGCAGACAATATGGAAGTGCACCTGCTAACCGGGGACAATCAGCATACCGCTGCCGCTGTTGCTCATGAACTGGGGATTGCGTCCACCCATACCTACGCGGAAGCCTTTCCAGAACAGAAAGTTGCTGTGGTGAACGGCCTGCATGCAGAAGGCAAGACGGTGGCCTTTGTCGGGGATGGGATTAATGATTCTCCAGCCCTGGCCTATGCAGATGTCTCAGTTTCCTTTGCCAATGGATCGGATGTGGCACGGGAAACCGCGGATGTGGTGCTGATGGAAAATAATTTGCGCGGCTTACCGGAAGCGATCGCGATCGCTCGTCAGGCCATGTATTTAATTCATCAGAATACAGGGTTGGTCGCTGTGCCCAATCTGACGGCCATGCTGTTGGCTGTGACGACGGGTATTCCGCCGATCGCAGCGACGCTGGTGAATAATGGATCGACGATCGTGGCGGGGTTGAATGGATTACGTCCCCTACTCAATCAGGATCGAGATCTGAACCTGCTGGCCGATAGCTTGGAAGAAAGCAGAGAGGCTAGAACTGAGCGGTCTGAAACAGAGGTTGCTGACGAACAACCTCCCGTCCTGGAAGTGGAAGAGCCGCCTCCACTAGAACCCGCAATTCCGGAGGTTCTCTCCCCCCGTGCTTTAGCAGAACGGCTGAAAGTAAGTGTAACTACGATTAGTCGCAACAAATCCAAAGCGAATTTTGCCACCTGGAGCAGTAGCCATGATCCAGATGGCATTGCATGGCGCTATCTTAAAAAATCAAAAGAATTTGTACCAGAAGATCCAGCAACCCTTGGAAACTACTAG
- a CDS encoding heavy-metal-associated domain-containing protein, with protein MATLLHDRHTHIVSSTPSRTRIRVSAKRRTPEQMDQITKALQAMPDVYSVRPNLQTGSIIIHHDQTPTVVEDLAATLHDLGVILFHTIDMGLPATGGKSGVADELVQAVADLNRRVGESTQGAVDLRFLIPLGLGGLAIYQLLRKGWQFETAPWYVLAYYAFDSFIKLHYTAEPEGPSVPELNGQVATIATGERSS; from the coding sequence ATGGCTACCCTGCTTCACGATCGCCACACCCACATTGTCAGCAGCACTCCGTCCCGCACCCGGATTCGTGTCTCCGCTAAACGCCGCACCCCGGAGCAGATGGATCAGATTACCAAAGCGTTACAGGCCATGCCCGATGTTTACAGTGTGCGGCCCAATTTGCAAACGGGAAGTATTATTATTCATCACGATCAAACACCAACAGTCGTTGAGGATCTGGCTGCCACCTTGCACGATTTGGGAGTGATTCTATTCCATACAATAGACATGGGACTGCCTGCCACAGGAGGTAAATCAGGCGTTGCAGATGAATTGGTGCAAGCCGTTGCTGACCTGAACCGTCGCGTGGGTGAATCAACCCAGGGAGCAGTCGATCTGCGTTTTCTGATCCCGCTGGGGTTAGGTGGATTAGCCATCTACCAATTACTCCGAAAAGGATGGCAATTTGAAACAGCCCCCTGGTATGTGCTGGCATACTACGCCTTTGATAGCTTCATTAAATTGCATTACACCGCAGAGCCTGAAGGCCCAAGTGTTCCTGAACTAAATGGTCAGGTGGCAACGATCGCAACGGGTGAAAGATCAAGTTAG
- a CDS encoding DUF5132 domain-containing protein, with product MADWLEGLEGLEGFEALEGNVGIFGIAAGIGAALLAPVVLPVLGKAGKPMVKAVVKEGMWLYEKGKEALTEMNDAWEDIVAEVQYEMHQPEEPQSATSRGPENIPVED from the coding sequence ATGGCTGATTGGCTTGAAGGTCTAGAAGGACTGGAGGGATTTGAAGCCCTAGAAGGAAATGTGGGTATTTTCGGGATTGCGGCTGGCATTGGTGCCGCTCTACTTGCTCCAGTGGTGCTCCCGGTTCTGGGGAAGGCGGGTAAACCGATGGTTAAGGCTGTGGTGAAAGAAGGGATGTGGCTCTATGAGAAAGGCAAAGAAGCGCTGACTGAAATGAACGATGCCTGGGAAGACATTGTGGCCGAGGTTCAGTACGAAATGCACCAACCTGAAGAACCTCAGTCAGCTACCAGCAGAGGCCCTGAGAATATCCCGGTTGAAGATTAA
- a CDS encoding WD40 repeat domain-containing protein produces MQLELFLKLLLQGLPAIAEFLTVLQLLPGYQQASEAGKTEQWVDNRETPLQVAKYQRETELLRLERQKELEHWSLGLLPAQLTTANSWLETTPLKVLLAPLQINGEFDVSVRQHLSILERQLGQGLAEFLQQHYSLQDRDRPVEFLSGAWVHHSLRYEAQIKALFEQFPSQPILILEPEIIGEELSLHMAYWGFGQKQYTYHSVIAHFNYQQLLIAAAKRRALDWKDTADKLLAAGELPELVNQLGGDNAINLELLQKETKWQSLGIHASTLSLQYHLNAKDFAALVQVLLPSCCIFVAGMADYYYLSRSGISPFLPDLVAPLLRSVEQPFQRSLYDLVLSGYRHLLRNLSMASVRNQASDRASMPTPLTAWFTACLAQLEALLAEASQVLSAERVIEVFATFREAVPSKPMQQRPAILLPSMAAQAAPSVRLHPAIAAPSSPLNFPSLFLAYTLSGYAGKAAAIAVSSDNQVLLSAGNDQSIQLRHLQTGELLQSFASHSGRILTLALSTDGQLLGSVHRTSSHSYIRVWKVKTRKLQCTLTGHNKSIRCLAIAPDNTTLISGGQKIKIWDIRTGELQHTLSGHTKLVYAVALSPDGRILASSSADKTVRLWHLPTGKPLYTLVGHQDWVKAIAFSPDGQFLASGSDDNTIKLWHVASGQLVRTFTGHSDWVLAVTFSPDGQTLFSGSKDQTIKLWHLETGNLLGTLSGHRKWVHSLVVSPDGHTLASGSDDNTIRIWRAA; encoded by the coding sequence ATGCAATTGGAGCTATTTCTTAAGCTGTTGCTTCAGGGACTGCCTGCGATCGCGGAATTCCTCACAGTACTCCAGTTACTTCCCGGCTATCAACAAGCCAGTGAAGCAGGCAAGACAGAACAATGGGTTGACAACCGGGAAACCCCATTACAAGTAGCTAAATACCAGCGGGAAACAGAATTACTGCGGTTGGAACGGCAAAAAGAACTGGAACATTGGTCGTTAGGACTGCTCCCCGCTCAATTAACAACAGCAAACTCCTGGCTCGAAACGACTCCCCTGAAAGTACTGCTGGCTCCCCTGCAAATTAATGGGGAATTTGATGTGTCTGTTCGTCAACACCTTTCGATCCTGGAACGACAATTGGGGCAGGGTTTAGCAGAGTTTTTGCAGCAGCATTATTCTCTCCAGGATCGCGATCGACCCGTGGAATTTCTCTCCGGAGCCTGGGTACACCACTCCCTGCGCTATGAAGCCCAGATTAAAGCGTTATTCGAGCAATTTCCATCTCAACCCATCCTGATCCTGGAACCGGAAATCATCGGTGAAGAGTTGAGTCTTCACATGGCCTACTGGGGATTTGGACAAAAGCAATACACCTATCATTCAGTCATCGCTCATTTCAACTATCAACAACTATTAATTGCCGCTGCCAAACGACGAGCACTGGACTGGAAAGATACGGCAGACAAATTATTAGCTGCAGGTGAATTACCAGAGTTGGTCAACCAGTTGGGAGGCGATAATGCCATTAATCTGGAACTGTTGCAGAAAGAAACCAAGTGGCAATCGCTGGGCATTCATGCCTCTACTTTGTCGCTTCAGTACCACTTGAATGCCAAAGATTTTGCTGCCCTGGTGCAAGTCTTGCTGCCGTCCTGCTGCATCTTTGTGGCCGGGATGGCTGATTATTATTATCTGAGTCGTTCCGGGATCTCTCCATTTCTTCCTGATCTTGTGGCCCCCCTGCTCCGATCGGTTGAGCAGCCATTCCAGCGATCGCTCTATGACCTCGTTCTGTCCGGCTATCGTCATTTGCTGCGGAACTTAAGTATGGCCTCCGTCAGGAATCAGGCCAGCGATCGCGCATCCATGCCAACGCCCCTAACTGCATGGTTCACAGCCTGTCTGGCTCAATTGGAGGCTCTCCTGGCAGAAGCGTCACAGGTGTTATCGGCTGAGCGTGTAATTGAGGTGTTTGCTACTTTCCGGGAGGCTGTACCCAGCAAACCAATGCAACAGCGGCCAGCCATTTTGCTACCCAGCATGGCGGCTCAGGCGGCTCCATCGGTCAGGCTGCATCCTGCGATCGCGGCTCCGTCTTCGCCCCTGAATTTTCCATCGCTCTTTCTGGCTTACACGCTGAGTGGTTACGCTGGTAAGGCCGCCGCGATCGCCGTTAGCTCAGATAATCAGGTGCTTCTCAGTGCCGGGAATGATCAGAGCATTCAACTGCGACATTTACAAACGGGAGAACTCCTCCAATCTTTCGCAAGTCACTCTGGCCGCATTCTCACCCTGGCGCTCAGTACGGATGGCCAATTGCTGGGTAGCGTGCATCGGACGAGCAGCCACAGTTACATCCGGGTCTGGAAGGTCAAAACCAGGAAATTGCAATGCACATTGACAGGCCACAACAAATCCATTCGCTGTCTGGCGATCGCTCCCGATAACACTACCCTGATCAGTGGTGGGCAAAAGATTAAAATCTGGGATATCCGAACTGGCGAATTGCAACATACCCTAAGCGGACACACCAAACTGGTATATGCGGTGGCGCTGAGTCCAGATGGACGCATTCTCGCCAGCAGCAGTGCCGATAAAACTGTGCGACTGTGGCACCTGCCGACCGGCAAACCTCTGTATACGCTGGTTGGACATCAGGATTGGGTGAAAGCGATCGCCTTCAGCCCCGATGGTCAATTCCTGGCCAGTGGAAGTGATGATAACACCATTAAGCTGTGGCACGTTGCCAGTGGTCAACTGGTTCGCACTTTCACAGGCCACTCCGACTGGGTGTTAGCGGTGACCTTTAGTCCAGATGGACAGACGCTTTTCAGTGGTAGCAAAGATCAAACGATCAAACTTTGGCATCTCGAAACAGGGAACCTGTTAGGGACTCTCAGTGGCCATCGTAAGTGGGTTCACTCCCTCGTTGTTAGTCCGGATGGTCATACCTTGGCCAGTGGGAGCGATGACAATACCATCCGCATCTGGCGAGCAGCCTGA
- a CDS encoding glycerophosphodiester phosphodiesterase family protein — protein MANTVILKGFASLPADTYADGPASGKGISANGRTGPFPGQPVQGFSAVQFADSTTFWFMPDNGYGRQDNSSDFLLRVYQVQPNLRQAGAGDGTVNILDFIQLADPDRQIPFPIVNQNTRDRLLTGADFDLESFVIAKDGTLWFGEEFGPFLLHTDATGKVLEAPIATPNLFQLNTLNGQAPIVIGHRGASGERPEHTLASYQLAIQQGADFIEPDLVVTKDGVLIARHEPALAVVKADGTIDLGNTTTDVYLRPEFANRKTTKMLDGTPVTGWFAEDFTLAEIKQLRAIERLPFRETVFNGVFEIPTLDDIIALVKQVEQDTGKKIGIYPETKHPTYFTEKGYNTSQLLIDNLVKNNFTDPSRIYIQSFEVGNLKELHNSIMPRAGVDIPLIQLLDAEDVRDDGSLIEIRPYDFVVSGDSRTYGDLRTAAGLQEIATYADGIGPWKRMIVSVKAVDSNGDGQPDDLNGDGVINDADKVTLPPTSLVNDAHAAGLLVHPYTFRNEGRYLASDYKGNPELELRQFIQLGVDGFFDDFPGTGDLVRDQITSPFVRSPQDPAVLSKPEFNTLTGAAPIVIGHRGASGERPEHTLAAYKVAIAAGADYIEPDLVVTKDGVLIARHEPMLAVLKADGSIDTTNTSTDVYQRPEFANRVKTKVLDGISVTGWFAEDFTLAEIKTLTAIERLPALRGTRFDQDGLKVPTLQEIIDLVKQVEKETGRQIGIYPETKHPTFFLEQGYNTSQLLIDTLVQNGFTDPKRVYVQSFETSNLKDLNNRIMPGASVDLPLIQLIGGSGRPYDLVAKGDPRTYADLVKPTGLAEIATYATGIGPDKRLIIPASTVDRNGDGKPDDLNGDGQISDADRILGTPTTLIQDAHQAGLLVHLYTLRNESFFLASDYQNNPRAEFKQFIDLGVDGFFTDFPGTGRSVLVNDYFAGTGYANINYNPNQPQPYVTDPNQPYYGNLIVANLGRSKGFEGMAISPDQSTLYPLLEGYVVGDPSNALRIYEFDVAAQEFTGLVGYYPLSNPNNAIGDFTVINDREYLVIERDPNQGDAAQFKKIFKVDLSQKDENGFVAKQEIADLLAIQDPNDLNGDGSTTFKFPFETIEDVLVIDPTTILVANDNNYPFSVGRPPAIDNNEIILLQLEQPLNLDPRVGLAGLLATESTQALPAGLRSSLASMTAGMGDRYLSDLTDPLILAASSSSLTPPTSF, from the coding sequence ATGGCAAATACTGTGATTCTGAAAGGCTTTGCGTCCCTGCCTGCTGATACTTATGCGGATGGCCCTGCATCCGGGAAAGGCATCTCTGCCAATGGCCGCACTGGCCCCTTTCCCGGACAGCCTGTGCAGGGGTTTAGTGCGGTTCAATTTGCCGACTCAACGACCTTCTGGTTCATGCCAGACAACGGGTATGGCCGTCAGGACAATAGCTCAGATTTCCTGTTGCGGGTCTATCAGGTGCAGCCCAACTTGCGGCAAGCAGGGGCTGGGGATGGGACGGTAAACATTCTCGATTTCATTCAACTGGCTGACCCCGATCGCCAGATTCCCTTTCCCATTGTGAATCAAAACACCCGCGATCGCCTGCTCACCGGAGCCGACTTTGACCTGGAATCCTTTGTAATTGCCAAAGATGGCACCCTCTGGTTTGGGGAAGAATTTGGCCCGTTTCTGCTGCATACGGATGCCACGGGCAAAGTATTAGAGGCTCCCATTGCCACCCCGAACCTGTTCCAACTCAACACCTTAAATGGACAGGCTCCGATCGTCATTGGCCACCGGGGAGCATCTGGTGAACGTCCGGAACACACCCTGGCTTCCTATCAACTAGCGATTCAGCAGGGGGCTGATTTTATTGAACCTGATCTGGTGGTGACGAAAGATGGAGTGTTGATTGCCCGTCATGAACCCGCATTAGCCGTGGTCAAGGCCGATGGCACGATCGACTTGGGTAATACAACCACCGATGTGTACCTGCGGCCAGAATTTGCTAACCGGAAGACCACCAAGATGTTGGATGGTACACCTGTAACCGGATGGTTTGCCGAAGACTTTACCTTAGCTGAGATTAAACAACTGCGGGCGATTGAACGCTTGCCCTTTCGAGAAACGGTATTTAATGGCGTATTTGAAATTCCGACGCTCGATGACATTATTGCGCTGGTGAAACAGGTTGAACAGGATACAGGCAAGAAAATTGGCATTTATCCTGAAACCAAGCATCCGACTTACTTTACTGAAAAAGGGTACAACACCAGCCAGTTATTAATTGATAATCTGGTGAAAAATAATTTCACCGATCCCAGCCGGATTTATATCCAGTCCTTTGAAGTCGGCAATCTCAAAGAATTACACAATAGCATCATGCCCAGGGCTGGCGTTGATATTCCTCTGATTCAGCTCTTAGATGCGGAAGATGTCCGGGATGATGGCTCACTCATTGAAATTCGGCCCTACGATTTCGTTGTCAGTGGCGACTCGCGCACTTACGGCGACTTACGCACTGCTGCAGGCTTGCAGGAAATTGCTACCTATGCGGATGGGATTGGCCCCTGGAAGCGCATGATCGTTTCGGTGAAGGCGGTCGATAGCAATGGCGATGGCCAACCCGATGACCTGAATGGGGATGGAGTGATTAACGATGCCGATAAGGTGACTCTTCCGCCCACCTCTCTGGTGAACGATGCCCATGCCGCAGGGTTGCTGGTACATCCCTATACCTTCCGCAATGAAGGACGCTATCTGGCTTCGGACTACAAGGGCAATCCGGAGTTGGAACTGCGGCAGTTCATTCAACTGGGGGTCGATGGCTTCTTTGATGATTTTCCCGGCACTGGAGATCTGGTGCGGGATCAGATTACCTCACCCTTTGTGCGATCGCCTCAAGATCCTGCCGTTCTCAGCAAGCCGGAATTTAATACGTTGACCGGTGCGGCTCCGATTGTCATCGGTCATCGCGGGGCATCCGGGGAACGTCCTGAACATACCCTGGCTGCTTACAAGGTGGCGATCGCAGCGGGGGCCGACTACATTGAACCCGATCTGGTCGTCACCAAGGATGGAGTCTTAATTGCCCGCCATGAGCCAATGCTGGCTGTCCTCAAAGCCGATGGCAGCATCGATACGACCAACACTTCCACCGATGTGTATCAGCGTCCGGAGTTTGCCAATCGAGTCAAAACAAAGGTGTTGGATGGGATATCAGTGACGGGATGGTTTGCGGAAGACTTCACCCTGGCAGAAATTAAAACGCTGACTGCGATCGAACGTCTACCTGCCCTGCGGGGCACCCGCTTTGATCAGGATGGGCTGAAGGTTCCCACCTTGCAGGAAATAATCGATCTGGTGAAGCAGGTGGAGAAAGAAACCGGACGCCAGATCGGCATCTATCCCGAAACCAAACACCCGACGTTTTTCCTGGAGCAAGGCTACAACACCAGCCAGTTGCTGATTGATACGCTGGTGCAAAATGGCTTTACCGACCCCAAACGGGTTTACGTTCAGTCCTTTGAAACCAGCAACTTAAAGGATTTGAATAACCGAATTATGCCCGGTGCCTCTGTGGATCTGCCGTTGATTCAACTGATTGGCGGTTCGGGGAGGCCCTATGACTTGGTGGCGAAAGGCGATCCTCGAACCTATGCGGATCTGGTGAAGCCAACCGGACTGGCGGAGATTGCCACCTATGCGACGGGAATTGGGCCGGATAAACGGTTGATTATTCCCGCCAGCACGGTCGATCGCAATGGTGATGGTAAACCAGATGATTTGAATGGCGATGGGCAAATCAGCGATGCCGATCGCATCTTGGGCACCCCCACCACCCTGATTCAGGATGCTCACCAGGCTGGGTTGCTGGTACACCTTTACACATTGCGGAATGAATCCTTCTTCCTCGCCTCGGATTATCAAAATAATCCCCGCGCTGAGTTCAAACAATTTATTGATCTGGGTGTGGATGGTTTCTTCACCGATTTTCCGGGCACCGGGCGATCGGTATTAGTGAATGATTATTTCGCTGGTACGGGTTACGCCAATATCAATTACAACCCCAATCAACCTCAACCCTACGTCACAGACCCGAATCAACCCTACTATGGCAATTTGATTGTGGCGAATTTAGGGCGATCGAAAGGATTCGAGGGGATGGCGATCAGTCCCGACCAGTCCACTCTGTATCCTCTCCTGGAGGGCTACGTGGTGGGTGATCCCAGTAATGCCTTACGCATCTATGAGTTTGATGTGGCTGCCCAGGAATTTACTGGCTTAGTCGGTTACTATCCGCTGTCGAATCCGAACAATGCGATCGGCGATTTCACTGTCATTAACGACCGCGAATATCTGGTGATTGAACGGGATCCCAACCAGGGTGATGCGGCTCAGTTCAAAAAGATTTTCAAAGTCGATTTGTCTCAGAAGGATGAGAACGGATTTGTCGCCAAGCAGGAAATTGCTGATCTCCTGGCGATTCAGGATCCCAATGATTTGAATGGTGATGGCAGTACTACGTTCAAATTCCCCTTTGAAACGATTGAAGATGTGCTGGTGATTGATCCCACTACCATCCTGGTGGCGAATGACAACAACTATCCTTTCTCTGTCGGTCGTCCCCCGGCGATCGACAACAACGAAATCATTTTGCTGCAACTGGAGCAACCTCTGAATCTGGATCCACGAGTTGGGTTAGCAGGTCTGCTGGCTACTGAATCTACTCAAGCCTTACCTGCGGGACTGCGTTCTAGTCTTGCCTCAATGACAGCGGGCATGGGCGATCGCTATCTCAGCGATTTAACTGACCCCTTGATCCTGGCAGCCAGCAGTTCTAGCCTTACCCCTCCTACTTCGTTCTAG
- a CDS encoding DUF5132 domain-containing protein → MSVKLVPEFEEIVEGLGVPGIAAIVLLPVLVPVAAGVGKPVAKAMIKGGIVLYEKGRGVVAQVGETLEELVAEAKAELAEAQATEEPKTITISGSDEG, encoded by the coding sequence ATGTCCGTCAAACTTGTACCAGAATTTGAAGAAATTGTTGAAGGATTGGGAGTTCCAGGAATTGCCGCGATCGTCCTGCTCCCGGTTCTAGTTCCAGTGGCAGCAGGGGTGGGTAAACCTGTCGCCAAAGCCATGATCAAAGGTGGCATCGTCCTTTACGAAAAAGGTAGGGGCGTGGTAGCTCAAGTCGGCGAAACCTTAGAAGAACTGGTTGCTGAAGCCAAAGCCGAACTGGCAGAAGCTCAAGCGACTGAGGAACCTAAGACCATCACCATCAGCGGTTCAGATGAGGGTTAG